From the genome of Scytonema hofmannii PCC 7110, one region includes:
- a CDS encoding SBBP repeat-containing protein, with amino-acid sequence MINNPFDANFYRAANTDLAAAGLTTDAQLFSHFQAYGLDEGRAFSSLADLSFYRSANSDLASFNNRNLFNHLQNYGVAEGRHFSPFVDLSFYRGIHDDLTGLSNEQLFDHLNYAGVAEGRRFSPLVDLNFYRAANSDLANFNNKQLFDHLSYAGVASGKRFSQFFETDFYLTKYSDLRTAFSSTPKNDRLEALEHLLIFGLNESRQFSQFFDVNYYRAQNSDLVSAGFSGRQLLEHFELFGLAEGRSFSATVDVNYYRNTYGDLRDANLSNWQLYNHFQTHGLSEGRASSQSFDVQFYLDSNADLKAAGYNYAQAYNHFLLYGQLEGRPGVPNLSQKWIRQTGTEGDDSSYSVAVDGTGNVYMTGYTDGSLGGTLAGSQDIWVTKYNSDGAIQWKRQLDTAGKEFSYSVADSVGNVYITGFTSGALEGSNKGGIDAWVGKYHSDGTEQWKKQLGTAGDDFSNSVTVDSAGYVYITGHTDNSLGGTNAGDIDAWVAKYDSGGTIQWKKQLGTSKLDVSNGIAIDNASNVYVTGFTSGALGGMNAGSVDAWVTKYDGSGTWQWTKQLGTEGEDYSNSITVDTALNVYIVGDTSGSVGKINAGGQDAWIAKYGSNGELQWKKQLGSAGDDFAYGVVTDSAGYVYITGDTDDALGGTNAGGIDAWVAKYDSNGNPLFIRQFGTEGDDFSNGIAVASGGHVYITGDTDGGLSGTNAGSIDAWITKYR; translated from the coding sequence ATGATAAACAACCCATTTGATGCTAATTTCTATCGTGCTGCCAATACCGATCTCGCGGCGGCTGGATTGACAACAGACGCCCAACTTTTTTCACATTTCCAAGCTTATGGTTTGGATGAAGGCAGAGCCTTCTCATCACTTGCCGACCTCAGCTTCTATCGTTCTGCTAATAGCGATCTAGCTAGTTTTAACAACCGGAATTTATTTAACCATCTGCAAAATTACGGTGTGGCAGAAGGACGACACTTTTCCCCATTTGTAGATCTTTCTTTTTACCGGGGTATTCATGACGATTTAACTGGGTTAAGCAACGAACAACTCTTTGACCATTTGAATTACGCTGGTGTAGCGGAAGGAAGGAGATTTTCGCCGTTAGTCGATCTGAATTTTTATCGAGCAGCCAATAGTGACTTGGCAAACTTTAACAATAAACAACTCTTTGACCATTTGAGTTACGCTGGTGTAGCGTCAGGAAAAAGGTTTTCACAATTTTTTGAGACAGACTTTTATTTGACTAAGTATTCTGACCTCCGGACAGCCTTCAGTAGCACTCCCAAAAACGATCGCCTTGAAGCTCTAGAACACCTGCTCATCTTTGGGTTGAATGAAAGCCGACAGTTTTCTCAGTTTTTTGATGTCAATTACTACCGGGCTCAGAATTCTGACTTGGTAAGTGCAGGCTTCAGTGGTAGACAGTTATTAGAACATTTTGAACTGTTCGGTCTGGCGGAAGGGCGCTCCTTTTCTGCTACCGTTGATGTCAATTACTATCGCAATACTTATGGCGATCTCAGAGATGCAAATCTTTCCAATTGGCAATTGTACAACCACTTCCAAACTCATGGTTTAAGTGAGGGACGCGCATCTTCACAATCTTTCGATGTGCAATTCTATCTGGATTCCAATGCTGACTTGAAAGCAGCTGGTTACAATTATGCTCAAGCATACAACCACTTTTTACTCTACGGTCAACTTGAGGGACGCCCTGGTGTACCCAACCTCTCACAAAAGTGGATTCGACAAACGGGTACAGAGGGTGATGACTCCTCCTATAGTGTTGCTGTTGATGGCACTGGCAATGTCTATATGACGGGTTATACTGACGGGTCGTTGGGGGGAACTCTTGCCGGGAGTCAGGATATTTGGGTAACAAAATACAACAGCGATGGCGCAATACAGTGGAAGAGACAACTAGACACTGCTGGCAAAGAATTCTCCTACAGTGTTGCTGATAGTGTTGGCAATGTTTACATTACAGGTTTCACCTCTGGTGCTTTGGAGGGAAGTAATAAAGGAGGTATTGATGCGTGGGTAGGCAAGTATCACAGCGATGGCACGGAGCAGTGGAAAAAACAACTGGGTACTGCAGGCGATGACTTCTCCAACAGTGTCACTGTTGATAGTGCCGGTTATGTTTACATTACGGGACACACTGACAATTCTTTGGGGGGAACAAATGCAGGAGATATTGATGCCTGGGTAGCCAAGTACGACAGTGGTGGAACAATACAGTGGAAAAAACAACTGGGTACTTCTAAATTGGATGTTTCCAATGGTATTGCAATTGATAATGCTAGCAATGTCTATGTTACAGGTTTCACCTCTGGCGCTTTAGGGGGAATGAATGCCGGAAGTGTTGATGCTTGGGTAACCAAGTATGACGGCAGTGGAACATGGCAATGGACGAAACAACTAGGTACAGAGGGTGAAGATTATTCCAATAGCATCACTGTTGATACTGCTCTTAATGTTTACATTGTAGGAGATACCTCTGGTTCTGTGGGGAAAATCAATGCGGGCGGTCAGGACGCTTGGATAGCGAAGTACGGTTCTAATGGCGAACTCCAATGGAAAAAACAACTGGGGAGCGCTGGTGATGACTTTGCTTATGGTGTCGTCACTGACAGTGCTGGTTATGTTTACATTACCGGAGATACCGATGATGCTTTGGGGGGAACCAATGCGGGAGGTATTGATGCGTGGGTGGCTAAGTATGACAGCAATGGCAACCCACTATTTATCAGGCAGTTTGGTACAGAGGGTGATGACTTTTCTAATGGAATCGCCGTTGCCAGTGGTGGTCATGTTTACATTACTGGAGATACCGACGGTGGTTTAAGCGGAACAAATGCTGGAAGTATTGATGCTTGGATAACTAAGTACCGTTAA
- a CDS encoding element excision factor XisI family protein, which produces MLKMILTDGVSKDDIVLGFQSPFMRQFTEYAVG; this is translated from the coding sequence ATCTTAAAGATGATACTAACCGACGGAGTTTCAAAAGATGATATAGTACTAGGATTTCAGTCACCTTTTATGCGACAGTTTACGGAATATGCTGTGGGCTAG
- the nfi gene encoding deoxyribonuclease V (cleaves DNA at apurinic or apyrimidinic sites), giving the protein MKIYQRHTWPTTVDEAIKIQEQLQPEVITEDNLKQPLQYVAGVDMGFEEDGAISRAAVAVLSFPDLQLQETSIARRPTTFPYIPGFLSFREIPAVLDALEKIQTTPDIILCDGQGIAHPRRFGIACHLGLIIDIPTIGVAKSLLIGKHDDLPETRGSWQPLIHKGDTVGAVLRTRTGVKPVYVSSGHRVSLLTAIDCVLRCTTKYRLPETTRFADKLASSKD; this is encoded by the coding sequence ATGAAGATTTATCAACGCCATACCTGGCCTACTACGGTAGATGAAGCTATAAAAATACAAGAACAACTCCAGCCTGAGGTTATTACTGAAGATAACCTCAAGCAACCTTTGCAATATGTTGCTGGTGTTGATATGGGTTTTGAAGAAGATGGTGCCATTAGCCGTGCGGCTGTGGCGGTGCTAAGTTTTCCCGATTTGCAGTTACAGGAGACAAGCATTGCACGCCGTCCTACAACGTTTCCCTACATTCCCGGCTTTCTCTCATTTCGCGAAATACCCGCCGTTTTAGACGCTTTGGAAAAAATTCAAACAACACCAGATATTATCCTGTGTGATGGACAGGGAATTGCCCATCCTCGTAGGTTTGGGATAGCTTGTCATTTAGGCTTAATTATAGATATACCTACTATTGGTGTTGCGAAATCGTTACTTATTGGTAAACATGATGATTTACCAGAAACACGAGGTAGCTGGCAACCATTAATACATAAAGGAGACACTGTGGGAGCCGTTTTACGAACACGTACAGGAGTTAAACCCGTGTATGTTTCTAGCGGTCATAGAGTGAGTTTACTTACGGCAATTGATTGTGTATTGCGTTGTACAACAAAGTATCGGTTGCCAGAAACAACTCGCTTTGCTGATAAACTAGCTTCTTCTAAAGACTAA
- a CDS encoding prohibitin family protein, with product MQNISRQISSSNNFRLGFYLAGGVFVLLLAMMFRPFTIVNAGERGVVMQFGKVQEQVLDEGIHPITPIVTTVKRLSVRVRQNSFNADAASKDLQKITTELAVNWHIDPTRVNRVYQQIGDEEQIITGIITPAVSEVLKAATAKKTAEEIITIRTQLKEEIDNHLKERLSAYGLIVDDVSLVNFAFSPEFSKAIEAKQIAEQEAKQAEFIAKKATQEAQADVNRAKGQAEAQRLQRQTLTPELLQKQAIEKWDGRFPTVISGNGTLPLINISPESLAGKKE from the coding sequence ATGCAGAACATTAGCAGACAAATTTCCAGTTCCAATAATTTTAGATTAGGTTTTTACTTAGCAGGAGGTGTATTTGTCTTACTTCTAGCGATGATGTTCCGTCCCTTCACAATTGTGAATGCAGGTGAGAGGGGTGTTGTCATGCAATTTGGAAAAGTCCAAGAGCAGGTGTTAGATGAAGGTATTCATCCTATAACGCCGATTGTTACAACAGTTAAAAGATTAAGTGTTAGGGTTCGACAAAACAGTTTTAATGCTGATGCTGCTTCCAAAGACCTGCAGAAAATCACGACAGAACTTGCGGTGAATTGGCATATCGATCCAACACGGGTTAATAGAGTTTATCAACAAATAGGTGATGAAGAACAAATTATTACTGGGATCATCACTCCTGCTGTTTCTGAAGTGTTGAAAGCAGCAACAGCAAAAAAGACGGCAGAAGAAATTATCACTATCAGAACGCAGTTGAAAGAAGAAATCGATAATCATTTAAAAGAACGTCTTTCTGCTTACGGTTTGATAGTTGATGATGTGTCTTTAGTAAATTTTGCATTTTCTCCTGAATTTAGTAAGGCTATTGAAGCAAAGCAAATAGCTGAACAAGAAGCTAAACAAGCAGAGTTTATTGCTAAGAAAGCAACTCAAGAAGCCCAAGCAGATGTGAATCGTGCTAAAGGTCAAGCAGAAGCACAAAGATTACAAAGACAAACTTTGACTCCAGAATTATTACAAAAGCAGGCGATAGAAAAGTGGGATGGACGTTTTCCAACAGTGATAAGTGGTAATGGTACTTTACCTCTTATCAATATTAGTCCTGAAAGTTTGGCAGGTAAGAAAGAGTAA
- the mnmH gene encoding tRNA 2-selenouridine(34) synthase MnmH — MPPLPTYTKQPWTETYSEIIDVRSPSEYTEDHIPGAINLPVLDNAERAQVGTVYKQDCPFTARKIGAALVSKNISQHLSQHFEAKGKDYHPLVYCWRGGQRSNSMALVLTQIGWRVTLIEGGYKTYRTYVRDRLEKIPEKLTYRILCGLTGSGKTHILRKMRLSSFQVLDLEALANHRGSLLGEEWDNQPSAQPSQKYFESLLVQQLQSFNPAETVWVESESNKIGQVYLPLPLWEKMKQASCVEIQVPLPTRVGYLLQEYPHLTTHPDFLKVKLEKLKSRYSKEKLREWYQLIDTQQWESFVENLLEFHYDPTYYKSMQWNFNKVDKVLAIPDLSDNTIENLLNSLLKNV, encoded by the coding sequence ATGCCACCTTTACCTACATACACCAAACAACCTTGGACAGAAACTTACAGTGAAATAATTGATGTCCGTTCTCCTAGCGAATATACGGAAGACCATATCCCTGGGGCTATCAATTTGCCGGTGCTAGATAATGCAGAACGCGCTCAAGTAGGAACAGTATACAAACAAGATTGTCCCTTTACTGCCCGAAAAATTGGTGCAGCTTTAGTTTCCAAAAATATTTCTCAGCATCTGAGTCAGCATTTTGAAGCAAAAGGGAAAGATTACCATCCCTTAGTTTACTGTTGGCGAGGCGGACAGCGTTCCAATAGTATGGCTTTGGTACTGACACAGATTGGTTGGCGTGTCACCCTTATCGAAGGTGGTTACAAGACATACCGTACTTATGTTCGCGATCGATTAGAAAAAATACCAGAAAAATTGACCTACCGAATCTTGTGTGGTTTAACAGGTAGTGGCAAAACTCATATCCTACGCAAAATGCGCCTAAGTAGTTTTCAAGTTTTAGATTTGGAAGCTTTGGCGAATCATCGTGGTTCTCTACTTGGCGAAGAATGGGATAATCAACCCTCAGCTCAACCATCTCAAAAATATTTTGAATCTTTGCTAGTGCAACAACTGCAAAGCTTCAACCCTGCGGAGACAGTCTGGGTAGAATCAGAGAGTAACAAAATTGGGCAAGTTTATTTACCCTTGCCATTATGGGAAAAGATGAAACAGGCGAGTTGTGTAGAAATTCAAGTTCCCCTACCCACAAGAGTTGGCTATCTCTTGCAAGAATATCCACACCTGACAACACATCCTGATTTCTTAAAAGTAAAACTAGAAAAGCTTAAATCTCGTTACAGCAAAGAAAAACTGCGTGAATGGTATCAGTTGATTGATACCCAACAATGGGAGTCATTTGTAGAGAATCTGTTAGAGTTCCACTACGATCCAACTTACTATAAATCAATGCAGTGGAACTTTAATAAAGTAGATAAAGTTCTAGCAATACCAGATTTATCTGATAATACAATAGAGAACTTGCTAAATTCGTTATTAAAGAATGTTTGA
- a CDS encoding DNA cytosine methyltransferase has product MLFSESQTLSPDSQILSRPIAVDLFAGAGGMTLGFEQAGFDVLASVEIDPIHCAVHEFNFPFWKIFCKSIADIRAKEIRANSCIGDREIDVVFGGPPCQGFSLIGKRVFDDPRNALISHYIRLVLELQPKFFVLENVKGMTVGKHQEFISIIINEFEEHGYQVCQEYKVLNASEYGVPQNRERLFLLGSRQGLELPKYPNPITKPVKSNKAYFNNQLPTSPTVWDAIGDLPEVENYIELFEQDWAIANFGKPSHYGKHLRGFVSANNDYSYPRQYDSRILTSSLRTKHSLESIKRFESTPYGKTESVSRFLKLDPQGICNTLRAGTPSNRGAFTSARPIHPFTPRCITVREAARLHSYPDWFRFHKTKWHGFRQVGNSVPPLLAKAVASEIIKALSLFSEKPRVVQKLGHKKFLMFDMSQAAHYYGVDPHIIEPRTKNLR; this is encoded by the coding sequence TTGTTATTCTCAGAATCTCAAACCCTAAGCCCGGACTCTCAAATCCTCAGCCGTCCCATTGCTGTGGATTTATTTGCTGGTGCTGGGGGTATGACACTTGGTTTTGAGCAAGCAGGATTTGATGTGCTGGCGTCTGTTGAAATCGATCCAATTCATTGTGCAGTACACGAATTTAATTTTCCTTTTTGGAAAATTTTTTGTAAAAGTATTGCTGATATTAGAGCAAAAGAAATCAGAGCTAACTCCTGTATTGGCGATCGCGAAATAGACGTGGTCTTTGGTGGACCGCCATGTCAGGGATTTTCCTTGATAGGCAAACGTGTTTTTGACGATCCTCGTAATGCTTTAATCTCTCATTACATAAGATTAGTTTTAGAATTACAACCTAAGTTTTTTGTTTTAGAAAATGTTAAAGGAATGACTGTTGGCAAGCATCAAGAATTTATTTCAATAATCATTAATGAATTTGAAGAACATGGCTATCAAGTTTGCCAAGAATATAAAGTCTTAAATGCGTCTGAATATGGAGTTCCACAAAATCGGGAAAGATTATTTTTGCTAGGTAGTCGTCAGGGTTTAGAGTTACCAAAGTATCCAAACCCAATAACTAAACCCGTTAAATCAAATAAAGCTTATTTCAATAATCAACTTCCAACAAGCCCTACAGTTTGGGATGCGATCGGGGACTTACCTGAAGTAGAAAACTACATAGAACTTTTTGAACAAGATTGGGCGATCGCAAATTTTGGAAAACCCAGTCATTATGGAAAACATCTTCGCGGTTTTGTGTCTGCAAATAATGACTATTCCTATCCACGTCAATATGATTCTCGAATACTCACCTCAAGTTTAAGAACAAAACATTCTTTAGAATCTATCAAAAGATTTGAATCTACTCCATATGGTAAAACAGAATCTGTAAGCCGCTTTCTTAAACTCGATCCACAAGGAATTTGTAACACTTTAAGAGCTGGAACTCCAAGTAACAGAGGAGCATTTACTTCGGCTCGACCAATTCACCCATTTACCCCAAGATGCATTACAGTACGTGAAGCTGCACGTTTACATTCCTATCCAGATTGGTTTAGATTTCATAAAACGAAATGGCATGGATTTCGACAAGTAGGAAACTCTGTTCCACCTTTGTTAGCAAAAGCAGTAGCATCAGAAATTATCAAAGCTCTCAGTTTATTTTCTGAGAAGCCTCGAGTTGTACAAAAGCTAGGGCATAAAAAATTCTTGATGTTTGATATGTCCCAAGCTGCTCATTATTATGGTGTTGACCCACATATCATAGAGCCAAGAACGAAAAATTTAAGGTGA
- the lpxB gene encoding lipid-A-disaccharide synthase: protein MRIFISTGEVSGDLQGSLLIWALQQQAATIGLSLEIVALGGEKMASTGATLLGNTTHIGSFGLIESLRFVLPTLQIQRQAIAYLKQHPPDLVVLIDYMGPNLGIGSYIRRHLPQVPIVYYIAPQVWVASITPRDTERIIGVSDKVLAIFPQEARYFQDKGANVTWVGHPLIDRIKNFPSRDVARTELGVVGDTINVALIPASRYQELKYLLPVMFQAAREIQSKLPQVHFWIPLSLEIYRKPIEKAIQQFGLQATVVSGKQQQVLASADLAITKCGTVNLELALLNIPQVVLYRLNSLTYWVARNIFKISVPFASPVNLVVMRSIVPEFIQETATPENLTAAAMELLLNQERKQQMQADYQVMRQSLGEVGVCDRAAKEILQMLPNL, encoded by the coding sequence ATGCGTATATTTATCAGTACCGGAGAAGTGTCTGGTGACTTGCAAGGATCGCTACTCATCTGGGCACTTCAACAACAAGCTGCAACCATAGGATTGTCACTGGAAATTGTGGCACTTGGTGGTGAAAAAATGGCATCCACAGGAGCCACTTTACTGGGAAATACCACCCACATTGGTTCCTTTGGTCTTATAGAATCGTTACGCTTTGTTCTCCCAACACTTCAAATTCAGCGACAGGCAATTGCTTACCTCAAGCAACATCCACCAGATTTAGTGGTGCTTATCGATTATATGGGACCTAATTTGGGCATTGGCAGCTATATTCGCCGTCATTTGCCACAAGTCCCTATCGTTTATTACATTGCACCACAAGTATGGGTAGCCTCGATTACACCTCGCGATACAGAAAGGATTATTGGGGTTAGTGACAAGGTGCTTGCTATTTTTCCACAAGAAGCTCGTTACTTCCAAGATAAAGGAGCAAACGTAACTTGGGTAGGTCATCCTCTTATAGATAGAATCAAAAATTTTCCAAGTCGTGACGTAGCGCGGACTGAGTTAGGAGTTGTAGGTGATACCATTAATGTTGCTCTTATTCCTGCTTCCCGCTATCAAGAGCTTAAGTATCTCCTACCAGTGATGTTTCAAGCAGCACGGGAAATCCAATCCAAATTGCCACAAGTCCATTTTTGGATTCCCTTGTCTTTGGAAATATACCGGAAACCTATTGAAAAAGCAATACAACAGTTTGGCCTACAAGCGACTGTAGTATCTGGTAAACAACAACAAGTGCTGGCATCTGCTGACTTGGCAATTACCAAGTGCGGTACTGTCAACTTGGAATTGGCTTTATTAAATATACCGCAAGTCGTTTTATACCGTCTTAATTCGTTGACTTACTGGGTGGCTCGAAACATCTTCAAAATTTCTGTCCCCTTTGCTTCGCCTGTCAACTTGGTAGTTATGAGGTCAATTGTACCGGAGTTTATCCAAGAAACCGCAACTCCGGAAAATCTGACTGCAGCAGCCATGGAATTGTTGCTCAATCAAGAACGCAAGCAGCAAATGCAAGCAGATTATCAGGTTATGAGGCAGTCTTTAGGTGAAGTTGGAGTGTGCGATCGCGCTGCTAAAGAAATTTTGCAAATGCTACCAAATCTTTAA
- the lpxA gene encoding acyl-ACP--UDP-N-acetylglucosamine O-acyltransferase, which translates to MKTLIHPTAVIHPNSELHPTVQVGAYAVIGGHVKVGPETVIGAHAVLEGPLEIGARNQIFPGAVIGMEPQDLKYAGEYSWVKIGNDNSIREYVTINKATGAGEETRIGNGNLLMAYVHVGHNCVIEDSVIIANSVALAGHVHIESRARLSGVLGVHQFVHIGSLAMVGGMARIDRDVPPYMLVEGNPARIRTLNLVGLKRSGMDLNEFQILKKAFRILYRSELTFKEAIEQLEDLGETSELKHLRRFLLLSQMPGRRGLVPGKGKAAGSDES; encoded by the coding sequence TTGAAAACGCTAATTCATCCTACTGCTGTCATTCATCCTAATTCAGAATTGCACCCCACGGTGCAAGTCGGTGCGTATGCTGTGATTGGAGGGCATGTCAAAGTTGGTCCCGAAACCGTAATCGGCGCTCATGCCGTATTAGAAGGACCATTAGAAATTGGGGCACGAAATCAAATTTTTCCGGGTGCCGTTATTGGCATGGAACCTCAAGATTTAAAATATGCCGGCGAATACAGCTGGGTCAAAATAGGAAACGATAACTCAATTAGAGAATACGTCACAATTAATAAAGCAACTGGTGCGGGTGAAGAAACTCGCATTGGTAACGGTAACCTGCTCATGGCTTATGTCCATGTAGGTCATAACTGTGTTATTGAAGATTCTGTGATAATTGCCAACTCCGTTGCTTTAGCAGGACACGTCCATATAGAGTCACGTGCAAGACTCAGTGGAGTGTTGGGAGTCCATCAATTTGTGCATATAGGAAGTCTCGCAATGGTGGGAGGCATGGCACGTATTGACCGAGATGTGCCTCCATATATGTTAGTAGAGGGAAATCCGGCGCGGATACGCACTCTCAATCTTGTAGGACTTAAACGCTCTGGAATGGATCTTAATGAGTTCCAAATCCTCAAGAAAGCTTTTCGCATTCTCTATCGTTCTGAGTTGACGTTTAAGGAAGCCATAGAACAGCTCGAAGATCTGGGAGAAACCTCAGAGTTAAAGCATTTGCGTCGCTTCCTCCTCCTTTCCCAAATGCCAGGAAGACGTGGCTTGGTTCCAGGTAAAGGGAAAGCTGCTGGTAGTGATGAATCTTGA
- the fabZ gene encoding 3-hydroxyacyl-ACP dehydratase FabZ produces the protein MTTVTEQANTIDVPTPVSTDQSDNSSTNKTDSKVVFTVEDIHKLLPHRYPFALVDRIIDYLPGKRAVGIKNVTFNEPHFQGHFPGQPIMPGVLIVEAMAQVGGVVLTQLHEMEGGLFLFAGIDKVRFRRQVVPGDQLVMTVELLWVKQRRFGKMQARAEVDGQLAAEGELMFSLST, from the coding sequence ATGACAACCGTCACCGAACAAGCGAATACCATTGATGTTCCCACACCAGTATCTACTGACCAGTCGGATAATTCCAGCACAAACAAAACTGACTCCAAAGTCGTTTTTACAGTAGAAGACATCCATAAACTTCTACCTCATCGATATCCGTTTGCGCTTGTCGATCGGATTATCGACTATCTTCCAGGAAAACGAGCTGTGGGTATAAAAAACGTCACGTTTAATGAACCCCACTTTCAAGGGCATTTTCCAGGACAGCCGATTATGCCAGGAGTGCTCATCGTAGAAGCCATGGCACAAGTCGGTGGTGTTGTTCTCACTCAACTTCACGAAATGGAAGGTGGGCTTTTTTTATTTGCTGGCATAGATAAAGTGCGCTTCCGCCGTCAAGTTGTACCGGGAGATCAACTAGTCATGACAGTGGAACTGTTGTGGGTAAAACAGCGTCGTTTCGGTAAGATGCAAGCGCGCGCTGAAGTTGACGGTCAGCTTGCTGCTGAAGGCGAACTCATGTTTTCCCTATCAACCTAA
- the lpxC gene encoding UDP-3-O-acyl-N-acetylglucosamine deacetylase, which yields MQHTLAGEINQTGVGLHSGISTQVRIRPTDVGSGRYFVRVDLPDTPIIPAQVAAVNQTVLSTQLGKGEAHVRTVEHLLASLIAMGVDNARIEIDGPEVPLLDGSAKVWATAIASVGLASQPSGEDKVLPILEDPIWVRQGDAFVCAYPSAETRFTYGIDFDVEAIGNQWYSWSPGSEKPGTAFSQGDPTNFAESFLTEIAPARTFGLLHQIEQLQQSGLIKGGSLDNALVCGPEGWLNPPLRFANEPVRHKILDLVGDLSLLGIFPRAHVLAYKASHNLHIQLAQKILDFGF from the coding sequence ATGCAACATACTTTAGCAGGCGAAATCAACCAAACTGGAGTGGGGCTGCATAGCGGTATCTCAACCCAAGTTCGCATACGACCAACTGATGTGGGTAGCGGACGCTACTTTGTGAGAGTAGATTTGCCCGATACTCCGATAATTCCAGCACAAGTGGCTGCAGTCAATCAAACTGTTCTTTCTACGCAGTTAGGTAAGGGTGAAGCTCATGTTCGCACGGTGGAACATTTACTGGCATCTCTTATTGCCATGGGAGTGGATAATGCCCGGATTGAGATTGATGGTCCGGAGGTTCCGCTTTTGGATGGTTCGGCAAAGGTGTGGGCAACTGCGATCGCATCTGTAGGCTTAGCATCACAACCTTCAGGCGAGGACAAAGTTCTTCCTATTTTGGAAGATCCCATTTGGGTGCGTCAGGGCGATGCTTTTGTTTGTGCCTATCCATCAGCAGAAACACGGTTTACTTATGGTATTGATTTTGACGTAGAAGCAATTGGTAATCAATGGTACAGTTGGTCGCCAGGTAGCGAGAAGCCGGGTACGGCTTTTTCCCAAGGCGATCCCACAAATTTTGCCGAAAGTTTTTTAACTGAAATTGCCCCAGCTCGCACTTTTGGGTTGCTACATCAAATTGAACAATTACAACAATCAGGTTTAATTAAAGGTGGAAGCTTAGATAATGCTCTCGTTTGCGGACCGGAAGGTTGGCTAAATCCACCACTAAGATTTGCAAATGAGCCAGTACGTCATAAAATCTTGGATTTAGTAGGAGATTTGAGTTTGCTAGGTATCTTCCCCCGTGCTCATGTCTTAGCATACAAAGCCAGCCATAATTTACACATTCAACTGGCACAGAAAATTTTGGATTTTGGATTTTAG